The genome window TTTTTCTGAAATTATCCCCAAAACCATCGGCGCAACTTATTGGAAAAAATTGGTGCCGTTTACTACTCGTTCACTGTGGTTGGTGATGATTGTGATGAAGCCATTCATCTGGCTTAGTCAATTGATCACCAAAATGTTGAAAGGGATGAGCTCCAAAAATCGATCAGCCGGGAAGAATTGTCGGTGATGGGAAAAATCGGGCATCGCGAAGGCGTGTTTAACGAAGATGAATCGAAAATCATCCACAATTTGATGCGCTTCAGCCAGATTCGCGCGGATTCAATTATGACGCCGCGATCGGTTGTGGCGATGGCTAATGAGGAGCTGACCATTCGCGAATATTTCGAAAAACATCAGCCGATCAAGTTTTCCCGGATTCCCGTTTTCGGCGAAAATAGCGAGTCGATAACCGGATACGTTCTCAAAGATGTAATTCTGGAATATCTTATTAAAGATAATGGAAACAGTAAGTTAAAGGAAATATCCCGCCCGATTAGTGCGTTTAGTTTTGATTTGAGTATTCGAAAAATATTCACTTCTCTGCTATCCAAACGGGAGCAAATTGCGGTTGTTTACGATTCATACGGCAGCCTCGCAGGCATTGTGACGTTGGAAGATGTGATCGAAACATTGCTCGGTTTGGAAATTGTGGACGAAACCGATGCCGCAACCGACATGCAGGAACTCGCCCGCCAAAACTGGCAGGAACGCGCCAAAAAAATGGGATTGATTGAGAAATAACGGCTGACAAAACAGCAAACACAATGAACCGAAAACAGCTTGACCTCACCTTCAGCGACGACACGCGCAACAAAATCACCATTTTTGAGCCGCAGCAACCGGATGAAAAAAATACGCTAATCGCCATATTTCCGGCGATGGGCGTTCGCGCATCGTTTTACGAATCATTTGCGGCGGAACTGGTATCGCGAAATATTGCGACGGTTATCACCGATCATCGCGGGCACGGCAACTCCAGTATTCGCCCGTCGCGGTCGGTCAGTTTTGGCTATCAGGAAATGATCACCATCGATTATGTTGAAACGATTGCCAATATCCGGCAGCTATTTCCGGCGAAGAAAATAGTGCTGCTCGGGCATAGTCTCGGCGGGAAAATCGGTTCACTGTTTGCGGGACGATATCCGCAGGCTATCGATGGTTTGATTTTGCTGACGTCGTGTTCCGTGTATCAAAAAGCGTGGCGGGGATGGGCGCGTTGGAAATTGAAATTGGCAGTGGCAATCATTCGTTGGACGGCGGAAGTGCTCGGCTTTTATCCGGGACACCGGATGGGTTTTGGCGGGTTGGAATCGCGCGGCGTTATCCGCGACTGGAGCCGCCAATCGCGCTGTGGCGACTACATTGTGGACAACGCGGATTTCGATTATGAAGCCGGATTGCGGGAAATTAAAATTCCGGTGTTGGCAATTTCTGTTGCTGGCGATACGCTCGCACCGAAATTTGCTGTCGATCATTTGCTCGGCAAATTCGAGAAAAATCAACAGCTTACGCAAATCCATCTCGCAAAAAACGATCCGCGAAATCCGGGTTACGATCATTTTAACTGGGCGAAAAATCCGCAGAAAATGGTGGATGTCATTTTGGATTGGCTGAATGTTGGCAATGACGAATCCTGAGCGTTGTCGTACGGTGGCTTTTGCTGATAATCAAATCATCAAACCGCAACGCCTTCAAGCTCCGCAATCCGCTCGAACAACTCCGTAAACGTCCCCGGAAAAGCGATTACTTTTTTACCGAGGCGCATTTGCAATTCCGGCAGGGTCATTTCATCGAGAAAAACACCGTTTTCGTTGACGCATTCCGGCGGCAAAATAATGTAATCGCCGGTACGCTGCTCTTTCAATTGCTTCAAAATATCGCGCCCGACCAGCAACCCGGAGACCACGATGCTGTCGCCGTAAAATTCGTTGACAATAGGGTGCAATTTGAAAAACATATCGGGAATCTGGTTCAATTTGCGCATAAAATAGGTTTTGAGCACTTCCGCGCCCAGCGTTCCGGTCACCAAACTGATGCTCAGCGGACGATTTGCGGGATTTCGCAACTCCGGCAGTTCGTCTTCAAATGTATTCATTAAATCGCGGGTGAGTCCCACGCCGTTTTCCTGCTGCCAAAATTCTTCGTAATACTCATTTCCCGGGATGGGCGTGTTGGTTTTAATGTAAAATTCATCCGATAAATAAACAAACGAACTGCCCAACTCGGCTTTCAGTTTTTCGCGGCGTTCGTCCGTTTCCGCGATGGTTTTGAGGGCATATTCCTCCGTTACCGGATTCAGTTTGAACAAATTTTTGCGGTGTTTGGTGAGCCCCACCGGTACGATGGCTACCGACTGGATTTTCGGGAAATATTTTTTCAAATCCTCGATGGTTTTATCCAGATGCTTGCCGTCGTTGAGTTCCGGGCAAAGCACAATTTGGCAATTTAACTCGATCCCGTTTTCGGTGAGAAAATCGATTTTTTCAAATAACCGGTCATCAAATTTGATGCCCAGCATCGTTTTCCGCAATTCGGTGTCGGTCACGTGAACAGAAATGTAAAGTGGCGTAAGTCGTTGTTCTACAATGCGTTGCAGATCCTCTTTTGAGGTATTGGTCAGCGTGGTGTAATGCCCGTACATAAATGAAAACCGGAAATCTTCATCTTTAAAATAAATGGTTTTGCGCATGCCTTTGGGATTTTGATACACAAAACAGAAGATGCAGCTATTGCCGCAGGCGCGAATATTCATCTCCTGCAGTTCCAGTCCAAGGTCGTCGTCGTAATCTTTTTCGATCTCGAAAGTGACCTCTTCATCGCCCTGTTTTACCACCAAATCGATCTCTTCGTTGGTGATGTAAAAGCGGAAATCCAACGCATCTTCAATGATTTTTCCGTTGATGGAAACGATGTGATCGCCCGCTTCGATGCCCAGTTCTTCAGCGATGCCGCCGGGATATATTTCGATAATTTCAACCATTTTCAACCTGAAATTTGTGCCGCACATTGCGGCGATAAACCGTTCAATATTTTCTGCCCGAAACGGGCAATTCGTTAAAATACGAACAAATTTTGCCAATCAAAACGGGAGAATGAATATTTTCGTTGTGAAAAACGATCGTTTTTCTGTGCGCATTCGCATGCCGTTGAATTTTTTTGATGGTAATTTTCCGGCGCAAAATCAATTTTCCGATGGTTGTTAAATCTGCAGGATTATTTTTCGTGAACCAATTGCATCATTTCGAAATCAGAGAAGCAACCGCCGCGGACATTCCGGCGCTGGCGCAATTGTATCGCTCATTTTTGGCGGAGCAGATCGAATTTTCGCCGATTGTGATCGAGAATCCCGATTTTGACTGGGCAAACGAACTGCGTTTGAAATTGAACAGATCGAACGAAAAAATATTCGTCGCGGATGCCGGGAAAATTGCCGGATTTATTTGGGTTTTAGTACGAGCCGGGAGCAAACAGAATCAACAAAGAAACATCCTTAAGTTTTGGAAAAACAAAAAATTAAATGTGCAGCCGAAATTTACTTACATCCCGCACGGGATGATTCAGGATTGTTACATCGAACCGCAATTTCGCCAATCCGGGGTTGGCACAGCGTTGGTTGAATTTGCCAAAAAGCTGGCTGCAATCGCAGGGGATTTCCGAAATCGTTTTGATGGTGATGAAAGAAAATGCCGCGGGTGTCAACTTTTGGGAAAAAATGGGATTTGGGACGTATCGTTTAATCATGCATCACCACTTACCAGTCGAAATGGACGCAAAAAAATGATGCAATCCTTCCAGAAATTTGTGCGGCTGGACCGGCGGGAAAAGCGCGTTGTGCTGCGGGCATTTTGGCTGTTGCTGATTTATCCCATATTACGGCGAAAACTGACAATGCCGCAATTGGTCGCATTTTACGATAATGCGAAAGTTGGCGCGCTGAACGGCGTGTTGCCGGAACGATTGCTGGCGTTGGTGCAAACGCTGTTGCGCATCCGCATTCGCCCGTTGCACCCGAATTGCATGAAACAATCGCTGGTGATGTATCATTTTTTGCGCAGCGAAAATTATCCGGTTTCGCTGATTTTTGGCGTTGCCAAAACAGCAGATGGCGGTATTGACGGGCACGCCTGGATTTGTCTGAACGGTGAGCCTTTCGGCGAAGTTGACGATCCGCTCAGCAAATTCACTGTGACGCTGCGCTATCCGGCAATCGAATCCCGTTCGGACATCGCCGAAAACACAGCCCGGAAAATGCCTGCCCGATAAACTCGGATGTACCGATTCCCGCCCATTTTATCCTTTATCCCTTCGACGCCGCTCAGGGCAAGCCTTTATCCATTATTCTATTCAGTGGGATAAACCAGTCCCCACTGCTGCCGCAATTCGTCCATAATTGCCATCAGCGCCAGTGATTCATCCAGCGGCATAATATCGCTTTCCAGCCGGCCGTCGCGCAGGCAGCGCTGCACTTCCGCCGCTTCGTATTGATAACCGTTTTCTGCATACGGCGTTTCGATAATCTGCTCCGGCTGGTCGTTCAGGCAGAGCCGCAGGTATTTTGGTTTGTGGATCGGCGCATCGATGTAGATTCGTCCTTCGCTGCCGACGATCACCGCACCGACATTTCCGTAGGTTTGCATCGACGAATGAATGGTTGCCAGCCGCCCGTCGCGATAGCCGAGAACCGCGGCGGATTGCACATCCACGCCGGTGTCGCTCATCGTTGCCATGCCCGTCACGCGATCCGGCGTGCCGAACACCATCGATACCAGCGATAGCGGATAAATGCCCAAATCGAGCAGTGATCCGCCGCCGAGTTCCGGCGCGTACAGCCGTCCGGCGGGATTGCGCGGCAGGTTGAACGACAGCTCCGCGTGCATCGTTTGCAACTCGCCGATCACGTTTTGCGCGAGCATTTCCCGCAAACGAATGTGCGAGGGCAGAAACCGCGACCACATCGCTTCCATCAAAAACAGCCGCTTTTTTCGGGCGAAATCGATCAGCTTCCGCGCCTCTTTCGCGTTGATGGTAAAGGCTTTTTCGCAAAGCACTGCTTTCCCGTTTTGCAGGCAGAGCATCGCATCGTTGAAATGAAAAATATGCGGCGACGCCACGTAAATGGCGTCCACGGCCGGGTTTTCGGCGAGCGCTGCGTAACTGCCGTGGCGATGCGGGATGTTGTATTTTTCGCCAAACGCATCCGCTTTTTCCTGCGATCGCGAACCGATGGCCACCAGCTCCGCATCCGGCAGCGTTGACAATCCATACGCGAACGCATTCGCGATTTTTCCCGCAGCCATTATTCCCCAACGTATTTTTTCCATAATTTTCCCCGAATTTGTCGTCCGAAATTTTGTTCAGTCAAAGCCCTAATATCAAAGAATTGGGGCATTTTTCACAGCGGAAAATCGGAAAAGTGATTCGCCGTTGAATCGGGCGATTTCTGCATTCGAGCTAAAAGCGCTCATTTGGAGTAGGGTTGACAGCCTGTCAATCCCGCGTGTATTTAGCAGCTTTTTATTCAAGATTTTCAGTACTGCTGAATGGTTAAAATCAAAACATGACTCGCATTATTGTTCTCAAAAAAATATTTTTTCTATTATTTAGAAAAAATAATGTAACTTTTTGCAAAAATTTCAGTAAGTGTTCCCATAAATGCGGAAAGGAGCCGTTTTTGGACATCATCAGTCGAACCGAAGAATTGATTTTGCTGGCAGTGTGGAAATTACAGGGCAACGCCTATGGCATTACCATCCGGCAGCATTTGGCGGATACTGCCGGACTGGATTATTCCATCGGCGGGATTTACGTGCCGTTGGACCGTCTGGTTCGCAAAGGTTATCTCATCGCGCAGCAGGGCGAACCGACGCCGGAGCGCGGCGGCATGGCCAAACGCTTTTACCGGCTCACGAAAGCGGGAATGGCAGCGCTGAATGAAGCGCGTCGCGTTCACGAAGTGATGTGGAGCGGATTGCCGGATATCTCTCTCCGGGAAGGATAATTCGAGAAAGGAAAAAGGATAAAGGGTAAAGGAAAAAGGGATTTTCAAAATGGATTTGATACTTATTTGATTGGGAATGGTTTTCGGAAATGAGTGAAAAATTGATCCAAAATGATTGTGTACATGCGCCCAAAATTGCCCGTTGGCTGATGAAATCGCTGACGGTGGCATCGCATCGCCATGCGATTGTGGGCGATTTTGAGGAAATTTACCGCGAAATCCACCGGGAAAACGGGAGATTGCCGGCAAATTTGTGGTATTGGCGGCAAACGTTGCATTCAATTCCCGGATTTATCCATCACACCATTTACTGGAGTTTGCTCATGTTCCGGAATTATCTGCTGATTGCATTGCGCAATTTGCGCAAATATAAAGCGTATTCATTTATCAATATTGCCGGACTGGCGCTCGGCATTGCCTGCTGCATCCTCATTTTAATGGTTGTGGTGGACGAACTCAGTTTCGATCGCCACCATAAAAATGCGGCAAATATTTACCGTGTCGTCACCGATTTCAAGGTTGGCAACAACGAAATTCCGCTGGCGGTGACCAGCTTCCCGATTGCGCCGGCGCTGAAAACCGATTTTCCGGAAGTTGCAGAAAGCGTGCGGCTGGTGAAATGGGGGAATCCCACCATTAAACTGGCAGATGAGCAGTTCACCGAAAGCAATTTCTGGTGGGCGGACAGCGGTTTTTTCAGCGTTTTTTCGGCGGATGTGATTGCCGGAGATCTCCAAACCGCGTTAAAAAATCCGTTCTCCGTGGTGCTCACCCGCGCTACCGCGAAAAAATATTTCGGGAAATCCGATGCCGTCGGGCAATCGCTGACGCTCGATAATCAGCACGAACTGACCGTTACCGCCGTCATCGAAAATCTGCCCAAAAATTCCCATTTCCAGTTTGATTTGCTCGGCTCGTTCGCCTCGCTGGAAACGCTGGCCGGCGATGAAACGCTTTCTATCTGGCATGCGTTTTTCCAGATTTACACCTACGTTTTGCTTCAAAACGGCAGCGATCCCGCAACGATTGCCGCAAAATTGCCCGCATTTGTGGACACGCACATGCACGACGAAATGGCTGCCACATTTGGCAGAACTTACGGATTGCAACTGCAGCCGCTCACGGATATCCACCTGCATTCGCAGCGAAAATCGGAGTTGCCAGGCGGCGGTGATATCCTTTATGTTTACATTTTCGCGGCAATTTCGCTGTTTATTTTGCTGATCGCCTGCATCAATTACATGAATCTGGCAACCGCGCGTTCGGCGCATCGCGCCAAAGAAATCGGGATGCGCAAGGTGCTCGGCGCGTATCGCGGACAGCTCGTCAAACAATTTTTGGGCGAATCGCTGCTGATCAGCTTGCTGGCGTTGCCGGTTGCGCTGCTGATTGCGCAGCTCGCTTTGCCGTTTTTCAACGACCTGTCCGGCAAATCACTTACGCTGGATATTTCCGAAAATTTCCGGCTCATTTTGCTGCTGTCGCTCGGTTCCATCGCCGTGACCGGTTTACTGGGCGGCGCGTTTCCGGCAATTGTGCTGTCGTCATTCAACCCTATCCGCACGCTCAAAACCGCCGGATTCAGCCAATCCGGAAAAGGCGGTTTACGAAAATTGCTGGTGGTTTTCCAGTTCAGTGTGTCTATAATTTTGATCGCTTGCACGGTGTTGCTGTATCAGCAATTGCAGTTTTTGCGCAACCAGAAGTTGGGACTGAACACCGAACAGGTGATCACCGTTTCCGCAAATAGCGAAGGTGCGCAATCGCATACGGATGCGCTGCGAAACGCATTTTTGCAACATACCGGCGTTCAATCCGTTGCATCTGCAGTGTTTCTGCCGGGAAAAGGGATTTTAAATACACCGTGGATGAAACCGGGCAGCGCTGCGGAGGAGCGATTCGAAATGACCACGTTGCCGGTCGATTACGATTTTCTGGCTGCGATGGATATCTCGCTGACCGCCGGACGCAATTTTTCCCGCGAATTTGCCACGGACACCAGCGAAGCGGTGATCATCAACGAAACCGCCACGAAAACTTTTGGCTGGTTGCAACCGGAAGACGCCATCGGCGAAGAGCTGGAATGGCACGGCACCGGAACGGCGCAAGTCTGCCGGGTGATTGGCGTGGTGAAGGATTTCAATTTCCAGTCGCTGCACAACCCGATTGCGCCGATGCTCATTTTGCCGCTGGAACGCTGGCCCGGACCGATCAATTTTATGGTAGTGAAAGCGCAGCCGACGGATATCGCGCCGGTGCTGGCGCATCTCGAAAGCGAATGGGGCAATATTTTGCCCGGTGTACCGTTCCATTACACCTTTTTAGACGAAGATTTTGCCAATCTCTACACCAATGAAACAAAACTGGGGAAAATCTTTTTGATTTTTGCCGCGCTGGCTATTATCATAGCGTGTCTCGGTTTGTTTGGGCTCGGCGCGTTTTCCGCGGAACAACGCACCAAAGAAATCGGCATTCGCAAAACGCTCGGCGCCACAGTTCCCAATATTTTGGTGCTGCTCTCCCGCGATTTTATTTTTCTGGTGCTCGTCGCCAGTGTTGTTGCCACGCCGCTAGCATGGTGGACAATGAACCGGTGGCTGGATAATTTCGCTTACAAGATTCACATTCAGCCGCTCACGTTTGTGCTGGTGGCGGTTGTGGCGTTGATGATTGCGTTGCTGACGGTCAGTTTTCAGGCGATAAAAGCGGCGCTGGCCAACCCTGTGAAATCGCTGAAGTATGAATAGTTTTTTTTGAATAAAGATCTATTTTTCAAATACTTAATAAATGCAACGTTCGTTCAACCAACTGTAAAGGAGACAAAATGAAACGAACCGTCATTGGTGTGCTGGTGTTTGCACTGCTGGCTGGTTTTGCCGGAAGCGCAGGTTTTGCGCAGGAAAAACCGGCACCGGCAGATTCCGCTGCGAAAGCCGAAAAAGTGGATGAAAGCAAGTCCGATAAAAAGGACGAGAAAAAAGAGGAGAAGAAAAAAGAGACCTATATTAAAGACAAAGTGAAAGATCACGACGTCTTCCAAGGGCTCTTTACCATCTACCAAAATAAAGAAGATGGCTCCACATTCCTCGAAATCAAAAAAGACCAGATCGGCAAAGAATTTATTTATTTCAACCACATTCAGGATGGGGTTGTTGGCTCGGGATTTTTCCGCGGGCAATATCGCGGCAGCAAAATTTTCTCGATCCAAAAGCATTTCGACAAAATTGAATTTGTGGAAGAAAACACTTCCTATTATTTCGATCCGGAAAATGCGTTGCACAACGCGCAAACGGCCAACATTCGCTCCGCACCGCTGGCCGTGCTGAAAGTGGAAGCCAAAGATTCGCTGGAAACCGCGTATCTGGTAAAAGCCGACGGCTTTTTCCTCGGCGAAGATGTCGAGATGATCAAACCGGCGTATCCGCGCACGTACCAGGGTTACAAACTCGGTCGCCTCAGCAAGGATAAAACCAAGTTGATCGGCATTCGCAGCTATCCGCAAAATACGGATGTGGTTGTCGAATACGTTTACGAAGACGATTCCCCGGAAAGATCGCCCGGCGCAGGTGCAACCGATGCCCGCGTGGTGAGCGTTCGTGCGCAGCACAGCTTCATCGAAGTGCCGAAAAATGATTACAAACCGCGTTACGACGATCCGCGCGTGGGTTATTTTATGACGCAGGTGACGGACTTAACCTCAACATCTGCAACACCTTACCGCGACCTGATCCATCGCTGGCACCTGAAAAAGAAAAATCCCGGTGCAGCGGTTTCCGAACCGGTTGAACCGATTGTCTGGTGGATCGAAAACACCACACCCAAAGAAATTCGCGGTGTGATCAAAGATGCGGTGTTGTCATGGAATATCGCATTCGAGAAAGCCGGATTCAAAAATGCAGTGGTTGTAAAAGAGCAGCCGGACGATGCCGATTGGGATGCCGGCGATATCCGTTACAACGTGCTGCGCTGGACATCTTCCCCAAATCCGCCGTTTGGCGGCTACGGTCCCAGCTTTGTGAATCCGCGAACCGGGCAAATTTTGGGTGCGGACGTGATGCTGGAATACGTTTTCATCACCAATCGGGTGAGTTACGGCAAAATTTTCGATACCGCGCTGATCGAAGACGAAGCCGCAATGCCGGAATTTATGCTGGAAAATTTTGATAACCAGTATTGCACACTGAACAATCATTTGCACATGAACAACCTGTTTGGCACCACTGCGCTGAGCGCGTTTGGCAAGCCGTATAAAGAGCACAAAGAGCTGATTGACGAATCGATTTATTATCTGCTGCTGCACGAAGTTGGGCACACCCTCGGGCTGAACCACAACATGAAAGCCAGCCAATTGAACGATATGACTACGCTGGCGAACAAAAATGCCACCAAAAAAACCGGTCTCACCGGCTCGGTGATGGATTATCCGGCAATCAATTTTGCCACAAACGGACAAAAACAGGGGCAATATTACACCACAGTTCCCGGTCCGTACGATATTTGGGCGATCCAATTTGGCTATTCACCGGAATTGAACGATTCGAAAAAAATGGATGTGCATCTCGCCAAATCAACCGATCCGGCGTTGGCGTTCGGTAACGATGCGGACGATATGCGTTCGCCCGGAAAGGCGCTCGATCCGCGCGTCAACATCGGCGATATGTCCAGCGATGCGGTTAACTTCGCGCTCGGTCAAATCCAGTTGAGCAAAGAAATTACCGCCAATCTGATGACCAAACTCAAAACCGAAAACCAGTCGTATCAGGAACTGCGCGACGCATATCTGATTTCAACTGGATTCCATTTTAACGCGCTGCGGATTATTTCCCGCTATGTTGGCGGTGTGTATGTAGATCGCGCATTTGTCGGACAGCCGGGCGCAACCAAGCCGTTTACGCCGGTTTCCCGTGCCGACCAAAAACGCGCGATGGAAGCGTTGGCAACATACGCATTTGCACCGGATGCATACGACAGCCCGAACAATATTTACAACTATTTGCAATCGCAGCGTCGCGGTTTTAACCATTTCGGTGCACCGGAAGACCCGAAAATCCACTCGCGGGTGTTGGCAGTCCAGCGCGGTGTGCTGGCGCATTTGCTGCACCAAAACGTGATGGAACGGATGAGCGACACCGAATTGTATGGCAATGGTTACCCGCTTCACGAAATGATGGACGACCTGACAGCTGCTATTTTCGATGCGGATAAGTCCGGTTCTGTCAACAACTTCCGTAAAGGGTTGCAGGTGGAATATGTGAACCGTTTGCTGGCGATTATGGGTGAAGAAGGCAAATCCTCTTACGATCACGTATCGAAAGGATTGGCATATTATCACCTGAAAAATATCCACCAGATGATGACAACCGCCAACTCGCCGGACAGCGGCACCAAAGCGCACCGTGCATATTTGGCAGGCATGATCGACGCACAATTGAAAGAAATGTAATTCGATTTTATCACAGGTTTTATCACCGAAAGGGCGCATTTTGCGCCCTTTTTTATTGTCGCTCACCGATCAATATTTGACTCTCCGCTGTTTTTGGCTTACATTTTTTCGTTGAAAAAATCACAATTGTTAAAATGTGTTTGGTTATCAATCGCTGACTTTTGATAATAGAACGAGATTCCTACCCTTGCAGGAATCTCCAAATTTTCAGCAATAATATCCTGTTTTATAATAAAACAACGCTCTGCGCCTCTGCAGCTCATAAAAAAATATGATGAAAATTTCAATCAAATTATTCGCAATCGCCCGGGAAATGACCGGCAAAACCGGGTTGCAACTGGAACTGCCGGAAGCTGCCACGGTCGAAACGGCGTTGGCAAATCTGCGGGAAGCCTATCCGAAATTCGCCGAGCTGAATTCGTTTATGGTCGCGATCAATCAGGAATATGCGGAAAGAACCGACATGCTGCACGATGGCGACGAGTTGGCAATTATTCCACCGGTGAGCGGGGGATAAATGATTGAAATAACCGCCGAACCTATTGATATTCAAAAAGTTATCGACGCTGCAAATTCGGAAGATTGTGGCGCGGTGAACACATTTATCGGAACAGTTCGCAATCATTCGCACGGCAAAGCGGTTGTGCGGCTGGAATACGAAGCGTATCCGGAAATGGCTGGCAAAATGATCCAACGCATCATCGACGAAGCGAAAAAGCAGTGGCCGGTTCGCAAAATTGCGGTGTCCCACCGCGTTGGCGTGCTCGATATTGGCGAAACCGCGGTGGTGATTGCCGTCAGCACGCCGCATCGCAAAGAGGGATTTGCCGCCTGCCAATACGTCATCGACCGACTGAAAGCCATCGTGCCCATCTGGAAAAAAGAGGTTGCTGCCGACGGCGAAACCTGGGTTTCGGAACATCCCTGAAAGAAGGATAACGGATACTTGATAACGGAAAAAGTGAAGAAAATCGCGTTGAAGCGGGAATGTTTACAAATGAGAGCCAGGGTTACTTTTTACCTTCTTTTTATCCTTTATCAATTATCCTTTATCCTTGTAACGCCAGCCTTCCCGCAAAACCAGCCAAAATTTATTCATTACAGCATCGCCGACGGGCTGTCGCAAAACTCCGCCAATAGCATATTTCAGGATAGCCGTGGATTTATGTGGTTCGGTACGCAAGCCGGTTTAAATCGCTTCGACGGATATGAATTCAAGGTGTTCAAACACAATCCATCCGATTCGCTAAGTATCAGTAATAACTGGATTTGGGATATTTTCGAAGACAGCCGGGGAACGATGTGGATCGGCACTTTTGGCGGCGGGCTGAACCGTTTCGATCACGAAACGGAGACTTTCCGGGCGTTCCGGCACGATC of Calditrichia bacterium contains these proteins:
- a CDS encoding zinc-dependent metalloprotease, coding for MKRTVIGVLVFALLAGFAGSAGFAQEKPAPADSAAKAEKVDESKSDKKDEKKEEKKKETYIKDKVKDHDVFQGLFTIYQNKEDGSTFLEIKKDQIGKEFIYFNHIQDGVVGSGFFRGQYRGSKIFSIQKHFDKIEFVEENTSYYFDPENALHNAQTANIRSAPLAVLKVEAKDSLETAYLVKADGFFLGEDVEMIKPAYPRTYQGYKLGRLSKDKTKLIGIRSYPQNTDVVVEYVYEDDSPERSPGAGATDARVVSVRAQHSFIEVPKNDYKPRYDDPRVGYFMTQVTDLTSTSATPYRDLIHRWHLKKKNPGAAVSEPVEPIVWWIENTTPKEIRGVIKDAVLSWNIAFEKAGFKNAVVVKEQPDDADWDAGDIRYNVLRWTSSPNPPFGGYGPSFVNPRTGQILGADVMLEYVFITNRVSYGKIFDTALIEDEAAMPEFMLENFDNQYCTLNNHLHMNNLFGTTALSAFGKPYKEHKELIDESIYYLLLHEVGHTLGLNHNMKASQLNDMTTLANKNATKKTGLTGSVMDYPAINFATNGQKQGQYYTTVPGPYDIWAIQFGYSPELNDSKKMDVHLAKSTDPALAFGNDADDMRSPGKALDPRVNIGDMSSDAVNFALGQIQLSKEITANLMTKLKTENQSYQELRDAYLISTGFHFNALRIISRYVGGVYVDRAFVGQPGATKPFTPVSRADQKRAMEALATYAFAPDAYDSPNNIYNYLQSQRRGFNHFGAPEDPKIHSRVLAVQRGVLAHLLHQNVMERMSDTELYGNGYPLHEMMDDLTAAIFDADKSGSVNNFRKGLQVEYVNRLLAIMGEEGKSSYDHVSKGLAYYHLKNIHQMMTTANSPDSGTKAHRAYLAGMIDAQLKEM
- the moaD gene encoding molybdopterin converting factor subunit 1, translated to MMKISIKLFAIAREMTGKTGLQLELPEAATVETALANLREAYPKFAELNSFMVAINQEYAERTDMLHDGDELAIIPPVSGG
- a CDS encoding molybdenum cofactor biosynthesis protein MoaE produces the protein MIEITAEPIDIQKVIDAANSEDCGAVNTFIGTVRNHSHGKAVVRLEYEAYPEMAGKMIQRIIDEAKKQWPVRKIAVSHRVGVLDIGETAVVIAVSTPHRKEGFAACQYVIDRLKAIVPIWKKEVAADGETWVSEHP